GCAGACCGGCAGTACGTAACAACAGCCATTCCGCAGTACGATCCACCGTACAGAATGACGACGCACATGCCGTCATATTCGCATGGCCCGTAATGGGGTACCCGTACCCGCAGCCTGGACCGCCGGCTAGCTATCCGGCGTACGCCAAACTTACGGCCAACCACCCCAGGCACCCATAATGCCCCCGCACCATGAGTTCAAACCACACGCGCAATCTTATCGGCATGAATGCCGTCAACGCTTGTCGTCTCAACGACCTCGACGGCAAAGCCGGCTTCTGGTTCGTGCTGCAGGATCTGAGCGTCCGGACAGAGGGCACCTTTCGACTCAAGCTCAGCCTCTTCGACATTGGCAGCGGCACAAACACGGTGGTGCCCGAGAGTCAGGGCCCCCACACACGGTAAAGGTCCTTGCCTTGCACACAGCTTCTCAGAGCAGTTTACAGTCTACTCTGCCAAGAAGTTCCAGGTGTAATTGAGAGCACACCGCTCAGTAAGTGCTTTGCACAGCAGGGTATCAAGATACCGATACGGAAGGATGCACCAAAAGAAATAGTCAACGCAAACGAATATGAGGCGGATGATTAGAAATTAGACTACTTTTGGGTTTCATCCTTTTCTTCCGGAATCGAGCATAAATAAAGTCACAGATGGTGTCTCCTCTCGTATCCTGCTGCCCGCAACCCACTGCCCTCCCTCTGCCACGCCCTCACCTGCGCCAAAAGAGACTGCAAACCGGCTACTATTTCAAATTAGTAGACTTGTTAATAATTCATTAATcaacatgattgattcctgtataggttgaaaaagacttactttattaggcagcctttaacctagatggGAATTAATAATGCTAATCCAATtaattgttgacaagtctgcagATTAGGATCCCAAGTAGCCGGCCGCCGTCTATTAGGCCCAGGTACCCCCGCTAGAGTCTAGACACAACGTTGGGCCAGCTTCTACTCTCCACGACCCATGGGCCGTTCCAACTGCAGTAAAGCAGTTGATACGATGCCTCTGACCCCCAGAAGTTGCCTAGTAAATGGGCCGCCTCCAATTTGTGCCAAAGGCGCGAGCAAGAGCGCAGTGCCAACGGCACCCGCCCTCTACAGGCGCCCAGCGGTTGCCGAAGCCAGGGCAGCAAGTCCACAAGGGGTGAGCTTGCCAATTGCTGCCCGTCAAACAGCGTGTACAAGTATGAAACCGAGTAATGGTCGCCCCGGCATGGCGCTGTAAACAGCCCCAAAACCGCAGCTCCCCAAGCCCATGGCCAGCCAAGCAGCGGGAAACGGTGCCGCATCTAACAAGCAGCCTACACCCGTTGCCGCCGACCATGGGCGAAAATGGTGCAACCCTCGCCGCCTTGGAGCAGCCAGCAGTTGCGTTGCCTTGTCGGAGCACAATTCAAAGGCCCTCAGTCCAGAACGAGTGGGATTTATACAGCATACGCTGCACTCAGTCCCCCGAATGGCTTTCAAAAAGCCA
The Pyrenophora tritici-repentis strain M4 chromosome Unknown M4_contig_00027, whole genome shotgun sequence genome window above contains:
- a CDS encoding Velvet domain containing protein, which codes for MSSNHTRNLIGMNAVNACRLNDLDGKAGFWFVLQDLSVRTEGTFRLKLSLFDIGSGTNTVVPEKQFTVYSAKKFQV